A stretch of the uncultured Desulfobacter sp. genome encodes the following:
- a CDS encoding efflux RND transporter permease subunit produces the protein MKALGKWSVEHRVTVNLVMVFLIVAGMFTAMNMKREMFPQFSLDMISISVVYPGASPEDVEEGICIKIEEQLKSIENVKNMYSTAVEGHAAVTLELDAGTDITDKLNEVRTEIDLIDSFPTEAEDPVVIEIKNNEPAIYVAVYGEVGERILKQTADKIRDDLVEFEEISMAELMGVREYEISVEISEENLRKFSLSFDDVVRAVGTGSLELPGGLIKTPGGEFLVRAKGKRYTGAEYEQIPLVTRADGTVVRLGDVARVVDGFEDKDLQSRFNGQPAAMVVVKRTSSQDTIAISNRVLSYIDNVRDDLPKGIRLGHWYNIADMVQERIDLLLKNGIQGILLVFVVLALFLDLGLAFWVASGIPITFMGAFLFLEYIGASVNMLSLFGFIMTLGILVDDAIIVGENVYTHYAAGKTPKQAVMAAMEQVGGPVVMAVATTIVAFTPLMFITGIMGKFIAVMPQSVICILFISLLEAFFILPAHLEGTLSHPPAGESQSRIYKILFFWVHWIKTDIAYIHGISRNRMEKGLNRVIYGYYLPLLRYCIKNRYFTLVLGVGCLIISIGLIAGGHVPYNFFPKTDSDWMLSEIVYPLGTPFSTTQNTIKQIETGAFMLNDYFRDRVEDNNDIVVNTFSLVGVIPRRDWKEGVSGGHCGIAWIEIVPAAKRPEILASEVVTKWREFTGNILGAEQSTFSVIGGGPGGNPIEIRLHGSELSQMAAAAQALKDEISSYPGTFDITDDFRPGKMEKQVYIRPGAETLGVTMADIATQLRQAYYGDEVLKIQRGKDDIKVMVRYSKQERETESSIDRLRIRTKDNREIPLNQVARIETQRGYATIKRVDRHRVITVTSDLDEDVANARNIVKDLSENFLPDMIKRFPGVDYDLEGQAKRSKESMDSLVKGFIVAAMIIFLLLASQFRSYSQPLIIMTAIPFGLIGAIFGHLIMGLDITMISIFGIVALSGVVVNDSLILIDFINVEVAKGTDVFEAVFKSGETRFRPVILTSFTTVAGLAPLLTETSFQAKFLIPMAVSISFGLVAATVLTLIFVPALYVVLRELALLLKGDQDIQRDGF, from the coding sequence ATGAAAGCCCTTGGTAAATGGTCAGTAGAACACCGTGTTACGGTGAACCTGGTCATGGTGTTTCTTATTGTGGCAGGGATGTTCACGGCCATGAACATGAAACGGGAGATGTTTCCTCAGTTCTCTTTGGATATGATCAGTATTTCCGTAGTTTACCCGGGTGCCTCCCCCGAGGATGTGGAAGAGGGCATCTGTATCAAAATCGAAGAGCAGCTCAAGAGCATTGAAAATGTAAAAAACATGTATTCTACTGCGGTTGAAGGCCATGCTGCGGTGACGCTTGAACTTGATGCCGGCACGGATATCACTGATAAGCTCAACGAAGTCAGAACGGAGATCGACCTGATTGACTCTTTCCCCACCGAGGCCGAAGATCCTGTGGTGATTGAGATCAAAAACAATGAGCCGGCCATTTATGTGGCTGTTTACGGCGAGGTGGGAGAACGAATTCTTAAACAAACAGCCGATAAAATCAGGGATGATCTGGTGGAGTTTGAAGAAATTTCCATGGCCGAACTCATGGGCGTTCGGGAGTATGAAATTTCAGTGGAGATTTCCGAAGAAAATCTGCGTAAATTTTCCCTCTCCTTTGACGATGTTGTGCGTGCCGTGGGGACGGGGAGCCTTGAATTGCCCGGCGGACTGATTAAAACCCCCGGTGGCGAATTTTTAGTTAGGGCCAAAGGTAAACGGTACACCGGTGCCGAGTATGAACAGATTCCGCTGGTGACACGAGCTGACGGCACGGTGGTGCGCCTCGGAGATGTGGCCCGGGTGGTTGACGGGTTTGAAGACAAGGATCTTCAATCCCGGTTCAACGGTCAGCCGGCAGCCATGGTGGTGGTGAAGCGAACCAGTTCCCAGGACACCATTGCCATTTCAAACCGGGTGCTTTCCTACATTGATAATGTTCGGGACGATCTGCCCAAAGGCATCCGTCTTGGGCATTGGTACAATATAGCGGATATGGTTCAGGAGCGAATCGACCTTTTGCTGAAAAACGGCATCCAGGGCATCCTTCTGGTATTTGTCGTGCTGGCCCTGTTCCTGGATTTAGGCCTTGCTTTCTGGGTGGCATCAGGTATTCCCATTACCTTTATGGGGGCGTTTCTCTTTCTGGAATACATTGGTGCGTCAGTAAATATGCTCTCTTTGTTCGGTTTTATCATGACCCTGGGTATCCTTGTGGACGATGCCATTATTGTGGGGGAAAATGTGTATACCCATTACGCTGCGGGCAAAACACCCAAGCAGGCCGTGATGGCGGCCATGGAACAGGTGGGCGGGCCTGTGGTCATGGCCGTAGCCACGACGATTGTGGCCTTTACGCCGTTAATGTTCATCACCGGCATCATGGGGAAGTTCATCGCTGTCATGCCCCAGTCTGTGATCTGCATTCTTTTTATCTCTCTTCTGGAAGCTTTTTTTATCCTTCCCGCCCATCTGGAAGGCACGTTGTCTCACCCACCTGCAGGAGAAAGCCAATCAAGAATTTACAAAATACTGTTTTTCTGGGTTCACTGGATCAAGACAGATATCGCCTATATTCATGGTATTTCGAGAAACCGGATGGAAAAAGGGTTGAACCGCGTCATTTATGGGTATTATCTTCCGTTATTGCGTTATTGTATTAAAAACAGATATTTTACCCTGGTATTGGGCGTAGGTTGCCTGATTATAAGTATCGGACTGATTGCCGGCGGGCATGTACCGTATAATTTTTTTCCGAAAACCGATTCCGACTGGATGCTTTCGGAAATTGTGTATCCTTTGGGCACACCCTTCAGCACCACCCAGAACACCATTAAGCAGATTGAGACCGGGGCTTTTATGCTCAACGATTATTTCAGGGACCGGGTTGAGGATAATAACGATATTGTTGTAAATACATTCTCTTTAGTGGGCGTTATACCACGCCGGGATTGGAAAGAGGGGGTGTCCGGCGGACATTGCGGCATCGCCTGGATTGAGATTGTACCGGCTGCAAAGCGTCCGGAGATTCTTGCTTCGGAAGTGGTGACCAAATGGCGGGAATTCACCGGTAACATTCTTGGGGCAGAGCAATCTACATTTTCAGTCATCGGTGGAGGCCCCGGGGGAAATCCCATTGAGATTCGTCTGCACGGCAGTGAGCTTTCACAGATGGCAGCGGCAGCACAGGCACTTAAAGACGAAATTTCATCTTATCCGGGCACGTTTGATATCACCGATGATTTCAGGCCCGGAAAGATGGAAAAACAGGTCTATATCCGGCCGGGTGCTGAGACTTTAGGTGTCACTATGGCCGATATCGCCACTCAGCTTAGACAAGCCTATTACGGTGATGAAGTCCTTAAAATTCAGCGGGGAAAAGATGATATCAAGGTGATGGTCCGGTATTCCAAACAGGAACGGGAGACCGAATCCAGTATAGACCGGCTTCGTATCCGGACAAAGGATAACCGGGAGATCCCCTTGAACCAGGTAGCCCGCATTGAGACCCAAAGGGGATACGCCACAATTAAGCGTGTGGATAGACACAGGGTGATTACGGTGACATCCGACCTTGATGAGGACGTTGCCAATGCCAGGAATATTGTAAAGGATTTAAGTGAAAATTTTCTGCCTGACATGATCAAGCGATTTCCTGGGGTTGATTATGACCTTGAAGGCCAGGCCAAACGCAGCAAAGAATCCATGGACAGCCTGGTGAAAGGGTTTATTGTGGCAGCCATGATAATTTTTTTGTTATTAGCAAGTCAGTTTCGCTCCTACAGCCAGCCCTTGATCATTATGACCGCTATCCCCTTTGGGCTCATTGGGGCAATATTCGGGCATCTTATAATGGGTCTGGATATTACTATGATTTCGATTTTCGGCATTGTGGCGCTATCCGGTGTTGTGGTCAACGACTCTTTGATCCTCATCGATTTTATCAACGTTGAAGTCGCTAAGGGGACCGATGTGTTTGAGGCTGTATTCAAGTCCGGTGAAACCCGGTTCCGCCCTGTGATTTTGACCTCTTTTACTACGGTGGCCGGCCTTGCCCCGCTTTTAACGGAAACAAGCTTCCAGGCCAAATTTCTTATTCCCATGGCCGTAAGTATCAGTTTTGGTCTGGTTGCCGCTACGGTGTTGACCCTGATTTTTGTACCGGCATTGTATGTTGTGCTTCGTGAATTGGCACTGCTTTTAAAGGGTGATCAGGATATACAAAGAGATGGATTTTAG
- a CDS encoding efflux RND transporter periplasmic adaptor subunit, translating into MPSFLFRLMRVAVVLLVAAGLAFWLFVSRDKPQKKEMTHTPPTVLCVPAVSGSSDMTVEAFGTVEPRNSVKLTMEIAGRIDYILPDFREGAQITKGEVLLRIDQRTLVLNEKSARVQVDQARADIRLLKQDTQNLKADAELARSNMKLASKELERIRALAKNQFASKTSLDKAEQQYLSAKNQLQTIINAQELVPSRMALKRSVLASAQAALEQARLTLEKSEIKADFDGFVMTKQVQVGEYVNPGQVLGVIYEKDALDVDIRIPLEDLQWLGSVFENGGRPQVLLTIANLEGGHSPVWPGHVVRIKAAVDEKTRTMPMTVEIGSVDVKDPLLLLRPGVFVKCRVKGEQKGDVFKVPRTLMRSPDTLYLAREGHLVITKVKVIRRFEENVYITGGLSPGDLIIESPLPGAVDGMPIFVEKGGDK; encoded by the coding sequence ATGCCGTCTTTTTTATTTAGACTAATGCGTGTGGCTGTGGTTCTGTTGGTTGCAGCCGGCTTGGCGTTTTGGCTGTTTGTTTCCAGAGATAAACCCCAAAAAAAGGAAATGACGCACACGCCGCCAACGGTGTTATGTGTTCCTGCAGTATCGGGCAGTTCTGATATGACCGTTGAGGCCTTTGGCACGGTTGAGCCCCGAAACAGTGTAAAATTGACCATGGAGATTGCAGGGCGGATTGATTATATCCTCCCTGATTTCCGGGAGGGTGCGCAGATTACTAAAGGTGAAGTCCTTTTGCGCATAGACCAGCGCACCCTTGTCCTGAATGAAAAAAGCGCCCGGGTCCAAGTGGACCAGGCACGGGCTGACATTCGCCTGCTTAAACAGGATACCCAAAATTTAAAAGCAGATGCCGAACTTGCCCGCTCCAATATGAAATTGGCGTCCAAGGAACTCGAGCGGATCAGGGCGTTGGCCAAAAACCAATTTGCATCCAAAACCAGTCTGGATAAGGCGGAGCAGCAGTATTTGTCTGCGAAAAATCAGTTGCAGACGATCATCAATGCCCAGGAACTTGTCCCCTCACGCATGGCATTGAAAAGATCAGTTTTGGCTTCAGCCCAGGCTGCCCTTGAACAGGCGCGTCTCACGCTTGAAAAATCTGAAATTAAAGCAGATTTTGATGGGTTTGTGATGACAAAACAGGTGCAGGTGGGGGAATATGTAAATCCGGGGCAGGTGCTTGGCGTTATATATGAAAAAGATGCCCTGGATGTTGATATCCGTATTCCACTTGAAGACCTTCAATGGCTGGGATCCGTATTTGAAAACGGGGGGCGGCCCCAAGTGCTTTTAACCATCGCCAATCTGGAAGGCGGACACTCTCCGGTATGGCCGGGGCATGTGGTCAGAATTAAGGCCGCCGTAGATGAAAAAACCCGCACCATGCCCATGACCGTTGAAATCGGTTCCGTTGACGTCAAAGATCCTTTGCTGCTGCTCAGGCCCGGTGTCTTTGTCAAATGCCGTGTTAAAGGCGAACAAAAAGGCGATGTGTTTAAGGTTCCGCGAACCCTCATGCGCTCCCCGGATACTCTCTATCTGGCCCGGGAAGGTCATCTTGTGATCACCAAGGTCAAGGTGATCCGGCGGTTTGAAGAAAATGTCTATATCACTGGGGGTCTGTCGCCGGGAGACCTGATCATTGAATCTCCCTTACCCGGGGCTGTGGACGGTATGCCCATCTTCGTTGAAAAGGGTGGAGATAAATAA
- a CDS encoding YebG family protein: MPVIVQYIVVRDGDEKMTFATKKEADAYDKMLDIADNLFNFLENSNIVLDETRKEEISLLFAEKREEVMPILRGGSPKAKAERKKSASSTAAKTRGKTGPKKAASKRAGASEENHTASEVKSAGQSEAKATTRSKEAS; encoded by the coding sequence ATGCCTGTAATTGTCCAATATATTGTTGTCAGGGATGGAGATGAAAAAATGACATTCGCGACAAAAAAAGAGGCAGACGCTTATGACAAGATGCTAGATATTGCTGACAATTTATTTAATTTTCTTGAAAATTCTAATATCGTTCTAGATGAAACCCGTAAAGAAGAAATTTCCCTTTTGTTTGCTGAAAAACGTGAGGAGGTAATGCCCATTTTACGGGGGGGCTCCCCTAAAGCCAAGGCAGAGCGGAAAAAGAGTGCTTCGTCTACAGCTGCCAAAACCCGGGGCAAAACAGGTCCCAAAAAGGCTGCATCCAAACGTGCCGGCGCATCTGAAGAAAACCACACTGCTTCTGAAGTCAAGTCCGCCGGCCAATCTGAGGCCAAAGCAACTACCCGCTCAAAAGAAGCATCTTAA
- a CDS encoding sigma-54 dependent transcriptional regulator, with translation MDSLDDPISVLCVDKGKLLADQVKEVFNEDQVTIAFERSLETVVDRFEKERFDLMLFSGSMARNQPSDALDILELISAKCPQTQILLFTPPGALKFANLGLRAGAYHYSTLPISNEELKLLIESAIQAKPQLGPNMLLKAETEKTTFERMVGRSSVMQKTYRQIRQAAATDIPVLISGETGTGKELVAQAIHELSSRANAPCIPVHIASLPQDLVASELFGHVAGAFTGASKLRKGCFEQAEGGTVFLDEIGTIDQKMQVSLLRLLETNEFSRIGSQESQNANARVIAATNADLEDEVRMGNFREDLYYRLDVLSIEMPPLRDRNGDIPLLVSHFIKQACDDFKKNIRGMSSDFINCVEAYPWPGNVRELKNAIQRAVISATEDVLRTGNLPDRVSRNQDRETRMTIRVGMTLAQVEKELIIRTLDHTGGNRSRTSEILGISRRSLYNKMDRYGLSMKFSKK, from the coding sequence ATGGATAGCTTAGACGATCCCATCAGCGTTCTTTGTGTGGACAAAGGCAAGCTGCTTGCGGATCAGGTCAAAGAAGTATTTAACGAAGACCAGGTCACCATTGCCTTTGAAAGAAGTCTTGAGACAGTCGTAGACCGGTTTGAAAAAGAACGGTTCGATCTGATGCTTTTTTCAGGATCCATGGCCAGGAATCAGCCGTCAGACGCCTTGGATATTCTGGAATTAATTTCAGCCAAATGTCCTCAAACCCAGATTTTGCTGTTTACGCCACCAGGCGCTTTAAAGTTTGCTAATCTTGGGCTCCGGGCCGGGGCGTATCATTATTCAACGCTGCCCATCAGCAACGAAGAACTCAAACTGCTTATCGAGTCAGCCATTCAGGCCAAACCCCAATTGGGCCCCAATATGCTTTTAAAGGCCGAGACTGAGAAAACCACCTTTGAACGTATGGTTGGCAGATCTTCGGTGATGCAGAAGACCTACCGACAGATTCGCCAGGCCGCAGCCACAGATATCCCTGTCCTGATTTCAGGTGAAACCGGTACGGGTAAAGAATTGGTAGCTCAGGCTATCCATGAGCTAAGCAGCAGGGCAAATGCCCCATGCATTCCGGTTCATATCGCCTCTTTGCCCCAGGATCTGGTGGCCAGTGAGTTGTTCGGGCATGTGGCCGGTGCCTTTACCGGTGCCTCTAAATTGAGAAAAGGGTGTTTTGAGCAAGCCGAAGGTGGCACTGTATTCCTGGATGAGATAGGCACCATTGATCAAAAGATGCAGGTCAGTCTGCTCAGGCTTTTAGAGACCAATGAATTTTCAAGGATCGGCAGTCAGGAAAGCCAAAACGCCAATGCCCGGGTTATTGCCGCCACCAATGCAGACCTTGAAGATGAGGTCCGGATGGGAAACTTCAGAGAAGACTTGTATTACAGGCTGGACGTCTTGAGTATTGAAATGCCGCCCCTACGTGATCGCAATGGCGACATTCCTCTTCTGGTGAGTCATTTTATCAAACAGGCCTGTGATGATTTTAAAAAAAATATCCGAGGTATGTCTTCGGACTTTATTAATTGTGTTGAGGCGTATCCCTGGCCGGGCAATGTCAGGGAATTAAAAAACGCCATCCAGCGCGCTGTTATTTCCGCGACGGAGGATGTACTCAGAACCGGCAACCTGCCGGACCGGGTCAGCCGGAACCAAGACCGGGAGACCCGTATGACTATCCGGGTGGGCATGACATTGGCCCAGGTAGAAAAAGAGTTGATTATCCGAACCCTTGACCACACCGGGGGAAACAGGTCCAGGACCAGTGAAATTCTGGGCATTTCTCGACGGTCCTTATATAACAAAATGGATCGTTACGGGCTGAGCATGAAGTTTTCAAAGAAATAA
- a CDS encoding gamma-aminobutyraldehyde dehydrogenase codes for MGKIDIHLLINGKIVDGEAEKTSLFSPENNEFIADVPCATTAQVDLAVEAATAAFPAWKRKSFADRAAVLYKFADRIDEKAEALAQLESLNCGKPYQRMLEDEMPCISDHFRFFAGASRCMSGSATGEYLEGFTSMIRRDPVGVVGQIAPWNYPLMMAAWKIAPALAAGNTVVFKPSECTPLTMLALVEDIKELFPAGVLNIVTGKGSVVGKHIAEHEKIQMVSVTGSVNTGKQVLTSATSNVKRTHLELGGKAPVIAFDDCDVDDLVENMKLWGYYNAGQDCTAACRLYVQDNIYQEVVEKLTVAVKSINVNDIGPLISAEQREIVSGFVERAKKVQHLNVVAGGNKIDRGYFYEPTLIADARQDDEVVQEEIFGPVVSVTRFSDADQAIEWANDCKYGLASSIWTKDIERAHKVSSMLQYGVTWINTYFMYASEMPHGGFKMSGYGKDLSMYGLEDYTVVRHIMVKM; via the coding sequence ATGGGGAAAATAGATATCCATCTTTTAATAAACGGAAAAATCGTGGATGGAGAGGCCGAAAAGACCTCTCTTTTCAGTCCTGAGAATAACGAATTTATAGCAGATGTGCCGTGTGCGACCACAGCCCAGGTCGATCTGGCGGTGGAGGCGGCCACTGCAGCGTTTCCGGCTTGGAAAAGAAAGTCTTTTGCTGACAGGGCAGCTGTTTTGTATAAATTTGCTGATCGCATTGATGAAAAAGCAGAAGCTTTGGCTCAACTTGAATCCCTTAACTGCGGTAAACCCTATCAGCGGATGCTTGAAGACGAAATGCCTTGCATTTCCGATCATTTCCGTTTTTTTGCAGGAGCCAGTCGCTGCATGTCCGGCAGTGCTACAGGTGAGTATCTTGAAGGCTTTACCAGTATGATTCGCAGGGATCCGGTGGGTGTCGTGGGGCAGATCGCCCCCTGGAATTATCCTTTAATGATGGCGGCCTGGAAAATTGCCCCGGCCCTGGCAGCCGGAAATACGGTGGTCTTCAAGCCGTCCGAATGCACACCGCTGACTATGCTTGCCTTGGTTGAAGATATTAAAGAGTTGTTTCCTGCCGGTGTGCTTAATATTGTAACGGGCAAGGGCAGTGTTGTCGGAAAACACATTGCCGAACATGAAAAAATCCAGATGGTGTCTGTCACAGGTTCCGTCAATACCGGCAAACAAGTACTGACCTCTGCAACATCCAATGTAAAGCGTACACATCTGGAGTTAGGGGGCAAGGCTCCGGTCATCGCATTTGATGATTGTGATGTTGATGATCTGGTGGAAAATATGAAATTGTGGGGATATTACAACGCAGGTCAGGATTGTACAGCAGCCTGTCGTTTGTATGTTCAGGATAATATCTACCAGGAAGTGGTTGAAAAACTGACTGTGGCCGTTAAAAGTATTAATGTCAATGATATCGGACCATTGATTTCTGCCGAGCAACGGGAAATTGTCAGCGGATTTGTTGAGCGTGCTAAGAAAGTTCAACACCTGAATGTCGTTGCCGGCGGTAATAAGATTGATCGCGGATATTTTTATGAGCCCACCCTCATCGCCGATGCCCGTCAGGATGATGAAGTGGTTCAAGAGGAAATTTTTGGGCCGGTGGTTTCCGTTACCCGTTTCAGCGATGCCGATCAGGCCATTGAATGGGCTAATGATTGCAAGTATGGGTTGGCATCCTCTATCTGGACCAAGGATATTGAAAGAGCACACAAAGTCTCCTCTATGCTCCAATATGGTGTGACATGGATTAATACATATTTTATGTACGCGTCCGAGATGCCCCATGGGGGATTTAAAATGTCCGGATATGGTAAGGACCTTTCAATGTATGGACTCGAAGACTATACAGTTGTACGGCACATTATGGTGAAAATGTAG
- a CDS encoding aminotransferase produces the protein MNLQAEVIDCATEEATLAEIDKKHIIHPWSDLGSDARSMVIESGKGIHVFDNEGNKFIDSISGMWCVNLGYGNKEMADAIADQCVRLVYYTPFGAMASPPSIELAQKLSLLTPGDLNYFQFTTSGSTAVESAIRFVHYYFNCLDQPEKKHIIYRENAYHGSTYLTASLNGKRCDRSYFNYITDIVHSIPDPNPFKRDPGMSVEDFCDLRVRELEEKILELGPDKVACFIAEPVMGSGGVIVPPPGYHKRTLEVCRKYDVLYISDEVVTAFGRLGHYFASEEVFDIVPDIITVAKGISSGYQPLGAAIISEKLLGRISGESARENSYYTNGFTYSGHPVACAAALKYLEIMERDNINEHVREVGPYFIKRLEELKAFSIVGDVRGVCLMACVECVVSDDEDENIAVAQRVDAFCQEKGLIVRPYENLCILSPPLIIDKAGIDQIVDILKASIIATMDERTKENK, from the coding sequence ATGAATTTACAAGCAGAAGTTATAGATTGTGCAACTGAAGAGGCAACGCTTGCAGAAATAGATAAAAAGCACATTATTCACCCATGGTCGGATTTAGGCAGTGATGCCCGGTCAATGGTTATTGAATCGGGTAAGGGAATTCATGTGTTTGACAATGAGGGCAATAAATTCATTGATTCGATTTCCGGCATGTGGTGTGTGAATTTGGGATATGGAAACAAGGAGATGGCAGATGCCATTGCCGACCAGTGTGTCCGCCTGGTATATTATACACCCTTTGGGGCCATGGCAAGTCCGCCATCCATTGAGCTTGCACAAAAGTTGAGTTTGTTGACACCAGGCGATCTCAATTATTTCCAGTTTACAACCAGCGGGTCCACCGCTGTAGAATCGGCAATCCGGTTTGTCCATTACTATTTTAATTGTTTGGATCAGCCTGAAAAAAAACATATTATTTATCGTGAAAATGCCTATCACGGCAGTACCTATTTAACTGCTTCGCTTAACGGTAAAAGGTGCGATAGAAGCTATTTTAATTACATCACTGATATTGTCCATTCCATCCCGGATCCCAATCCGTTTAAAAGGGACCCAGGCATGAGTGTTGAAGATTTCTGCGATCTTCGTGTTCGTGAACTCGAAGAAAAGATTTTAGAACTTGGACCGGACAAAGTCGCATGTTTTATTGCTGAACCTGTCATGGGATCAGGCGGTGTGATTGTTCCGCCGCCCGGGTATCATAAAAGAACTTTGGAAGTCTGCAGAAAATATGACGTTCTGTATATCTCAGATGAAGTGGTTACGGCATTCGGACGACTGGGACACTATTTTGCCTCTGAAGAGGTTTTCGATATTGTTCCGGATATCATCACTGTGGCCAAAGGCATCTCTTCTGGTTATCAGCCATTGGGCGCTGCCATCATATCCGAAAAGTTGCTGGGGCGTATCAGCGGAGAGTCTGCAAGAGAGAATTCATATTACACAAACGGTTTTACCTATTCCGGGCATCCGGTGGCGTGTGCAGCTGCCTTGAAGTATCTTGAAATCATGGAACGGGATAACATCAATGAGCATGTCCGGGAAGTGGGTCCATATTTCATAAAACGCCTGGAAGAGCTTAAGGCATTTTCCATTGTTGGTGATGTTAGAGGTGTTTGTTTGATGGCGTGTGTGGAGTGTGTGGTGTCGGATGATGAGGACGAAAACATTGCTGTTGCTCAAAGAGTGGACGCATTTTGTCAGGAAAAAGGCCTCATTGTCCGGCCCTATGAGAATTTATGCATACTATCTCCGCCCTTAATTATCGATAAGGCAGGCATTGATCAAATTGTTGATATTTTAAAAGCCAGTATTATCGCGACAATGGACGAAAGAACTAAGGAGAACAAGTGA
- a CDS encoding diaminopimelate decarboxylase yields MLQNIGRIHKALDQLDAHKIFYAIKANRFAPVLTHIKNGATCGVDVCSPKELLHAFSCGFNCNEISYTANSMTDDELKLLADNPDVALNCDSLSTIRRLAKFCSHRRIGIRVNPAMGIGYRDNETLKYSGDKTTKFGIYREQFDEALRLAEKNNFTVDTIHFHTGCGYLNNQLSLFSEILDATHWFLDKVKDLTFVNLGGGLGVPHDIDDAQLDLDAWASVIKSHFGGKGVIVCVEPGDYIAKDSGILVLEVNTVEKKRNTDFVGVNGGFNLAIEPTFYGLPCEPVVTTLQTDEMKPVTIVGNINESLDVWKDNFPMPDQIKEGDPLVFINAGGYASSMMSNHCMRGQVSENLLV; encoded by the coding sequence ATGTTACAAAATATCGGGCGGATCCATAAAGCATTGGACCAACTGGACGCCCATAAAATTTTTTATGCAATAAAAGCCAACCGGTTTGCCCCCGTGCTGACGCATATCAAAAACGGGGCAACATGTGGTGTGGATGTCTGTTCGCCCAAAGAGTTGCTTCATGCGTTTTCCTGCGGTTTCAACTGCAATGAGATTTCATATACGGCCAACTCCATGACGGATGATGAGCTCAAGCTTTTGGCTGATAATCCGGATGTAGCTTTAAACTGCGATTCTTTGAGCACAATCCGCCGATTGGCCAAGTTCTGTTCTCATCGGAGAATCGGTATCCGTGTTAATCCGGCAATGGGGATTGGCTACAGAGATAATGAAACCCTGAAATACAGCGGTGATAAGACCACCAAGTTCGGCATCTACAGGGAACAGTTTGATGAAGCCTTGCGGCTTGCTGAAAAAAATAATTTTACTGTGGATACCATCCATTTTCATACCGGATGTGGGTATCTGAATAATCAGCTCTCCTTGTTCAGCGAGATTTTAGATGCAACGCACTGGTTTTTAGATAAAGTTAAAGACCTGACATTCGTTAATCTTGGCGGCGGTCTAGGTGTCCCTCACGATATTGATGACGCGCAATTGGATCTGGATGCCTGGGCATCGGTTATCAAATCACATTTCGGCGGCAAGGGCGTCATCGTTTGTGTTGAACCCGGGGATTATATTGCCAAGGACAGTGGTATTCTGGTTTTGGAAGTCAATACGGTCGAAAAGAAGCGCAATACTGATTTTGTCGGTGTGAATGGCGGATTTAATTTGGCCATTGAACCGACATTTTATGGGTTACCCTGCGAGCCTGTTGTTACCACGCTACAAACGGATGAGATGAAACCTGTAACGATTGTGGGCAATATCAATGAATCCCTGGATGTATGGAAAGATAACTTTCCCATGCCGGATCAGATTAAAGAGGGTGATCCCCTTGTTTTTATCAATGCCGGTGGATATGCATCATCCATGATGTCCAATCATTGTATGCGGGGCCAGGTATCGGAAAATTTACTCGTATAA
- a CDS encoding SET domain-containing protein-lysine N-methyltransferase, which translates to MIYPNEYELEAGRNYPSHEDFKVNHFETTGAGIYVKRSFKKGEMVARMAGITVPYVLQHTLQISPFLHLYDPHFTGLLLHSCDPLVSLDMNKLEVWALQDIEKGEALTMDYAQTEDKLFKQFPCSCGAINCRKWVTGRKESINQEGQQYLRELERKCG; encoded by the coding sequence ATGATTTACCCCAATGAGTACGAGCTTGAAGCAGGGCGAAATTATCCAAGTCACGAAGATTTTAAAGTTAATCATTTTGAAACAACAGGTGCCGGCATTTATGTCAAGCGCAGTTTTAAAAAAGGTGAAATGGTGGCAAGAATGGCTGGGATTACCGTGCCGTATGTCCTCCAGCACACTCTTCAGATCAGTCCTTTTCTTCATCTTTATGATCCCCATTTTACAGGGCTTTTATTGCATTCATGCGATCCACTTGTCTCACTGGATATGAACAAGCTTGAAGTCTGGGCCTTGCAGGACATTGAAAAAGGCGAAGCCCTGACAATGGATTATGCTCAGACAGAGGACAAGCTATTTAAGCAATTTCCTTGCTCATGCGGTGCAATCAATTGCCGCAAATGGGTGACCGGGCGAAAAGAATCAATTAACCAAGAAGGACAGCAATATCTTCGCGAGCTGGAAAGGAAGTGTGGATGA